ACGCGTATCTGCGGGAGTTCCGGGCGGGCGGTTATCCGGTGGCCCGGGTCGTCCACGTGGCGTGTGCGCGGTGCGGCGGGTCGGAGTTCGGGGTGCGGGTCGACGACGAAGCCGGCTACGTCGACCGTACCTGCCACTTGTGCGGTGACCGGTGGGTCATGCTCGATGCCCTTGACGTCGCCGAGGACGCCGATCCCGGTGACGCCGCTTGCCTGTGCGGCGGTGAGCGGTTCGACGTTGCGGTGGGGTTTGCGCTGCGCGAGGACGGTGAGGTGCGGTGGGTGTCGGTGGCGTTGCGCTGCACCGCGGACGGCGTCATCGGGGTCTACGCCGATTGGAAAATCGACTACTCGCCCAGCGGTCACCTCATGGCCCGGGTCTGACAGGAGTGGTCGAGTGCCACAGCCCCGGTTCCGTTACCACCCCGATCCGGTCGCGACCGGATCGGCCGTTCCCACGGTTGAGGCGTGCGTACTGTGCGGGATTGCGCGTGGCTGGCGGTACGCCGGGCCGATCTACGGCCGCCAGGTCGACGTGCTCTGCCTGTACTGCATCGCCTCGGGTGAGGCGGCGCGGGCATTGACGGGCGGCGTCGACTTCCCGTGCATGTTCACCGACGCGACCGACGTGCCACCAGGCGTTCCGTTCGCGGTCGTGGAGGAGGTCACGCAACGCACGCCGGGGTTCGTCTCCTGGCAGCAGCCGAGCTGGCTGTATCACTGCGGCGACGGCGCAGCGTTTCTCGGCGCGGCCGGATACGAGGAGCTACGCGCCCACCCTGATGCGTTGGAGATGATCCGGGACGATCTTCACCGGCTCGGGTGGCCGGCGGATCAGGCCGAAGCGATGCTGCGGCGGATGGATCGCAGCGGTGAGCCGGCGGCGATCCTGTTTCGGTGCCTGCACTGCGGCGTGCACCTGGCCTCCTGGGAAATGGTACATGCTGACGTCGAGGCGAGCGTGCAGGTGCTCGGCCCGGGTCATGAGACGACCGTCGGGCGGCACGCCGGAGCTGTCGGCTACCGGACATGCCCATACGCGGGCCGCCCCCGCATTCCTGCTTAGGGTGGAACTCCCGAGT
This genomic interval from Micromonospora sp. CCTCC AA 2012012 contains the following:
- a CDS encoding CbrC family protein, yielding MPQPRFRYHPDPVATGSAVPTVEACVLCGIARGWRYAGPIYGRQVDVLCLYCIASGEAARALTGGVDFPCMFTDATDVPPGVPFAVVEEVTQRTPGFVSWQQPSWLYHCGDGAAFLGAAGYEELRAHPDALEMIRDDLHRLGWPADQAEAMLRRMDRSGEPAAILFRCLHCGVHLASWEMVHADVEASVQVLGPGHETTVGRHAGAVGYRTCPYAGRPRIPA